From the genome of Edaphobacter dinghuensis, one region includes:
- a CDS encoding dihydroorotate dehydrogenase, giving the protein MSTSTHHKGPDMRVSIAGVELSSPVIAASGTFGYGIEFEEIVSLERIGAFVTKGLSREPMAGNAAPRIIETAAGMINAIGLQNMGVRPFVAEKLPKLRKLAGAVVIANVFGFTIEDCLEVIGALNDAEGIAMYELNASCPNTSHGGMVFGTDPALLHELTVRCKAASKRPLMVKLSPNVTNIGQMAKVAEDGGADAVSLVNTFVSLAIDVKTRRPKIANVTGGLSGPAIKPIAVRMVHEVSRAVKIPVVGMGGIVRAEDAVEFMLAGATAVQVGTASYADPRAVENIANGLKRWCASHGLAQVSSLTGGLLL; this is encoded by the coding sequence ATGAGTACATCGACACATCATAAAGGCCCGGATATGCGGGTGAGCATCGCCGGGGTGGAGCTGAGCTCGCCGGTAATTGCGGCCAGTGGGACGTTTGGCTATGGCATCGAGTTCGAAGAGATTGTCTCGCTGGAGCGTATCGGCGCGTTTGTGACCAAGGGGCTTTCGCGGGAGCCGATGGCAGGTAATGCCGCTCCCCGGATCATCGAGACTGCGGCGGGGATGATCAACGCCATTGGCCTGCAGAATATGGGGGTTCGCCCGTTTGTTGCGGAGAAGCTACCCAAGCTGCGCAAGCTGGCCGGTGCGGTGGTGATCGCGAATGTCTTCGGCTTCACCATTGAAGATTGCCTCGAGGTCATCGGCGCTTTGAACGATGCCGAGGGCATTGCCATGTATGAGTTGAATGCGAGCTGTCCGAATACGAGCCACGGCGGGATGGTGTTTGGCACCGATCCGGCGCTGCTGCATGAGCTGACGGTGCGATGCAAGGCGGCGTCGAAGCGGCCCCTGATGGTGAAGCTGTCGCCGAATGTGACCAACATCGGACAGATGGCGAAGGTGGCAGAGGATGGCGGAGCGGATGCCGTCTCGCTGGTAAACACCTTCGTCTCGCTGGCGATTGATGTGAAGACGCGGAGGCCGAAGATCGCCAATGTGACCGGCGGGCTTTCGGGACCGGCGATCAAGCCGATTGCGGTGCGGATGGTGCACGAGGTTTCGCGGGCGGTGAAGATTCCTGTCGTCGGCATGGGCGGGATTGTGCGGGCAGAGGATGCCGTGGAGTTTATGCTGGCCGGGGCGACGGCGGTTCAGGTGGGGACGGCGAGCTATGCCGATCCGCGAGCCGTGGAAAATATTGCCAATGGGTTGAAGCGCTGGTGCGCATCGCATGGGCTGGCGCAGGTTTCGTCGCTGACGGGCGGTTTACTGCTCTAG